The following proteins are co-located in the Microbacterium sp. SORGH_AS_0888 genome:
- a CDS encoding ABC transporter permease, which yields MSSSTIATGARMAPVAQRRTLGVSRAELRWLMWPPLLFFVVALGLPMVALVMQSLEGGGAAYPGMFSVPAFLGSLGRTLLMALVTMVLTSILGAVYGLALVASPAWLRIVLLAALMLSLWTSVMVRSFGWMLMELPKGAIYWFLGLFGLADEPLEIYQTTFGMYPAMIAVMLPFAVLPIMSALQSIDQEQLKAASVFGAGPLLTFRTVTWPQMLPSIISGAVLVFVMALGFYVTPLLLGGPSNMTISGVINSQLKTANRPDLGAAMSILLVGATILIYLIADRLFRVSEKWG from the coding sequence GTGAGTTCTTCGACCATCGCGACAGGCGCCCGCATGGCCCCGGTCGCTCAGCGCCGCACGCTGGGGGTCTCCCGTGCGGAGCTGCGCTGGCTCATGTGGCCACCGCTCCTCTTCTTCGTCGTGGCGCTCGGGCTCCCCATGGTCGCGCTCGTGATGCAGTCGCTCGAAGGTGGTGGAGCGGCCTATCCCGGCATGTTCTCCGTGCCGGCCTTCCTCGGCTCGCTCGGCCGGACGCTGCTCATGGCCCTGGTCACGATGGTGCTCACGAGCATCCTCGGTGCCGTCTACGGCCTGGCGCTCGTCGCGTCGCCCGCCTGGCTCCGGATCGTCCTGCTCGCGGCACTCATGCTGTCGCTGTGGACCTCGGTCATGGTCCGTTCGTTCGGCTGGATGCTGATGGAGCTCCCCAAAGGCGCCATCTACTGGTTCCTGGGGCTGTTCGGCCTCGCGGACGAGCCGCTGGAGATCTACCAGACGACCTTCGGGATGTACCCGGCGATGATCGCCGTCATGCTGCCGTTCGCGGTCCTGCCGATCATGAGCGCGCTCCAGTCGATCGACCAGGAGCAGTTGAAGGCCGCCTCGGTGTTCGGGGCCGGCCCCCTCCTGACCTTCCGCACCGTCACCTGGCCGCAGATGCTGCCGTCGATCATCAGCGGCGCCGTGCTCGTGTTCGTCATGGCGCTCGGCTTCTACGTGACGCCGCTGCTGCTGGGAGGTCCGTCCAACATGACGATCTCCGGTGTCATCAACTCGCAGCTGAAGACCGCGAACCGTCCCGACCTCGGCGCCGCCATGAGCATCCTGCTGGTCGGCGCCACCATCCTGATCTACCTGATCGCCGACCGGCTGTTCCGTGTCAGCGAGAAGTGGGGCTGA
- a CDS encoding ABC transporter permease, with product MSTTVGRSLGPYRLPVIVIAILASLLLIVPFLILVATSWTSGSFILFPPEGFSLRWYGEVLGDRRWMGAFWLSVWESALATLIATILGVAGAIGLTRVRSRAAGRWIRTLFIVPIALPPIAYAVGLYGVNLELGFLRGTLVTLVIGHALVALPYVFVIVSGGIARIDPALRPAAWTLGARWPLILWKIELPALLPYVLSGALFAFIVVFDEVVLAVFLLPPGTQTLPLKMLSAASEAFSPELTAASTLVSLLAIVVLALVPLLTRRRGRRTVPRRRARPVPAVTEGVPE from the coding sequence GTGAGCACCACCGTCGGACGCAGCCTCGGGCCCTACCGCCTGCCGGTCATCGTGATCGCGATCCTCGCGAGCCTTCTGCTGATCGTGCCCTTCCTCATCCTCGTGGCCACCTCGTGGACGTCGGGGAGCTTCATCCTCTTCCCGCCGGAGGGCTTCTCTCTCCGGTGGTACGGCGAGGTTCTCGGCGACCGGCGCTGGATGGGTGCCTTCTGGCTCTCGGTCTGGGAGAGCGCGCTGGCGACCCTCATCGCGACGATCCTCGGTGTCGCGGGCGCGATCGGCCTGACCCGCGTGCGCTCCCGGGCGGCCGGGCGCTGGATCCGGACGCTGTTCATCGTGCCCATCGCGCTGCCGCCGATCGCCTACGCGGTGGGGCTCTACGGGGTGAACCTCGAGCTCGGCTTCCTGCGCGGGACCCTGGTCACTCTGGTGATCGGGCACGCGCTCGTCGCACTGCCCTACGTCTTCGTGATCGTCTCGGGCGGCATCGCCCGGATCGATCCCGCGTTGCGTCCCGCCGCGTGGACACTCGGGGCGCGATGGCCGCTCATCCTCTGGAAGATCGAGTTGCCCGCCCTCCTGCCCTACGTGCTCTCGGGGGCGCTGTTCGCGTTCATCGTCGTCTTCGACGAGGTCGTCCTGGCCGTGTTCCTGCTGCCGCCGGGCACCCAGACGCTCCCGCTCAAGATGCTCAGTGCCGCCTCCGAGGCGTTCTCGCCGGAGCTGACCGCCGCCTCGACGCTCGTCTCGCTCCTCGCGATCGTCGTGCTGGCCCTCGTTCCCCTGCTCACCCGGCGGCGCGGTCGCCGGACCGTTCCCCGACGCCGAGCCCGACCCGTTCCGGCCGTCACGGAAGGAGTCCCCGAATGA
- a CDS encoding amidohydrolase family protein, translating into MIIDAYNTTQDVRGRSDYLTGARPGQEPPAYVPFDPARILDRMDAAGVDMAMVCSLAQRIENDFIIGLQNAFPDRFIGFGQVMPQADDALEEIARLAGAGIRGLKLHPSMHGYHVADHGLLDPVFRACAEHGMAVIINALDDAFCAPFSIEEIAKDHPDVPTIIAHMGAVWNVPEAIIVAERRENVYLETSATLMADVKRAYARLGPEKILMGSEWPGSDFDLERMKIAKAVPDAADRALVEGGNYARIMRIPERA; encoded by the coding sequence ATGATCATCGACGCGTACAACACCACGCAGGACGTCCGGGGCCGCTCGGACTACCTCACCGGCGCGCGGCCCGGTCAGGAGCCGCCCGCCTACGTCCCGTTCGACCCGGCGCGCATCCTCGATCGGATGGATGCCGCCGGCGTCGACATGGCGATGGTGTGCTCGCTCGCGCAACGCATCGAGAACGACTTCATCATCGGCCTGCAGAACGCGTTCCCCGATCGCTTCATCGGCTTCGGCCAGGTGATGCCGCAGGCCGACGACGCGCTCGAGGAGATCGCGCGTCTCGCGGGCGCCGGCATCCGCGGCCTCAAGCTCCACCCGAGCATGCACGGCTATCACGTGGCGGATCACGGCCTGCTCGACCCCGTCTTCCGTGCGTGCGCCGAGCACGGCATGGCCGTCATCATCAACGCGCTCGACGACGCCTTCTGCGCGCCGTTCTCCATCGAGGAGATCGCGAAGGACCACCCGGACGTGCCCACGATCATCGCCCACATGGGCGCCGTGTGGAACGTGCCGGAGGCGATCATCGTCGCCGAACGTCGCGAGAACGTGTACCTCGAGACATCCGCGACCCTGATGGCCGACGTCAAGCGCGCCTATGCCCGGCTCGGGCCGGAGAAGATCCTGATGGGCTCCGAGTGGCCGGGCTCCGACTTCGACCTGGAGCGCATGAAGATCGCCAAGGCGGTCCCGGACGCCGCCGATCGCGCGCTCGTCGAGGGCGGCAACTACGCACGCATCATGCGCATCCCGGAGCGGGCGTGA
- a CDS encoding MFS transporter, translated as MNGERDVTRTLPFWLIFIASALGGITNSASTPIIPAYVEDVLGGGSTLAGFVIAIAAVSSMVAQPAAGALADRQGYRVVAATAGLIAVIGMSILALIPTLWGAGLSRILFGLGNSAAMGLVMTWLVAITPSSQRGKALSYFGLSVWIGLAVGPQVGTAVDAVGGPVWVFAVCAALEVATVLTILALPRPRMAPPSATTGAIVLPRGAGRQALSALRSVWSAGIVAAAAWSGEGLMIAFLIVHLGSAGVPAVGLGGAATVYAVFAVSVVGARLVLARLPDRIGPLRATAVSLSALTVGLTVLALSQSFWAASAGAVLIGVGFSPLYPSLTMLATRGLTSQNRAFGMGLFSSFTSIGYGGGALLGGAVIAVASSTFAFLIVAALQLVALAVLVAFTRDDSPRVRADRDEPRDPAA; from the coding sequence ATGAACGGCGAGCGCGACGTCACGCGCACCCTGCCCTTCTGGCTCATCTTCATCGCCTCCGCCCTCGGCGGCATCACCAACTCGGCCAGCACGCCGATCATCCCGGCGTACGTCGAGGACGTGCTCGGCGGCGGCAGCACCCTCGCGGGGTTCGTCATCGCGATCGCCGCGGTCTCGTCGATGGTCGCGCAGCCGGCCGCCGGCGCGCTCGCCGACCGGCAGGGGTACCGGGTGGTCGCGGCGACGGCGGGACTCATCGCGGTCATCGGGATGTCGATCCTCGCGCTCATCCCGACACTGTGGGGCGCGGGTCTCAGCCGCATCCTCTTCGGCCTCGGCAACTCCGCTGCGATGGGTCTCGTCATGACCTGGCTCGTGGCGATCACCCCATCCTCCCAGCGCGGCAAGGCACTCAGCTACTTCGGTCTGAGCGTGTGGATCGGGCTCGCCGTCGGACCGCAGGTCGGCACGGCCGTGGATGCGGTGGGCGGCCCGGTGTGGGTGTTCGCCGTCTGCGCGGCTCTGGAGGTGGCGACCGTCCTGACGATCCTCGCGCTCCCCCGCCCGCGCATGGCACCGCCCTCCGCGACCACCGGCGCGATCGTGCTCCCCCGCGGTGCGGGCCGTCAGGCCCTCTCCGCCCTCCGCTCGGTCTGGAGCGCCGGCATCGTCGCCGCCGCCGCGTGGTCCGGCGAGGGGCTCATGATCGCGTTCCTCATCGTCCACCTCGGGTCGGCCGGCGTGCCGGCGGTCGGCCTCGGCGGCGCGGCGACGGTCTACGCCGTCTTCGCGGTCAGCGTCGTGGGCGCGCGCCTCGTGCTCGCGCGCCTGCCCGACCGCATCGGACCGCTGCGGGCCACCGCGGTGTCGCTGTCGGCTCTCACGGTGGGGCTCACGGTCCTCGCCCTCTCGCAGAGCTTCTGGGCGGCCTCGGCGGGCGCCGTCCTCATCGGCGTCGGGTTCTCGCCGCTCTACCCGTCGCTGACGATGCTCGCCACCCGCGGCCTCACCTCGCAGAACCGGGCGTTCGGGATGGGCCTGTTCTCCAGCTTCACGAGCATCGGCTACGGCGGCGGGGCGCTCCTCGGCGGCGCCGTGATCGCGGTCGCCTCGTCGACCTTCGCCTTCCTCATCGTCGCCGCGCTCCAGCTCGTCGCCCTCGCGGTGCTCGTGGCCTTCACCCGCGACGACAGCCCGCGCGTGCGCGCGGACCGCGACGAGCCGCGCGATCCCGCCGCATGA
- a CDS encoding ABC transporter ATP-binding protein, translating to MTIALSVSDVHVTLGANHVLKGVSLDVRPGEFVTLLGASGSGKSTLLNVIAGLLGVDGGHVTFDGVNVEKRPPQKRNVGVVFQSYALFPHLTIGENVAFPLLAARRPAKERRAVAEEMLALVQLPGMADRDPASLSGGQRQRVALARALAANPGILLLDEPMAALDKQLREQMQVEITRIQRKVGITTVSVTHDQTEALTMSDRVAIMHEGRLVQVASPEDLYRRPVNAYVASFLGEANLLPVSDGGLIDDTAGVHVEGTAVLRPEDMSIVRPDETTPAWSIEGAVRLVSFQGSRYRLEATTDHGRKVVASLTPSADVTGLAVGSRVRLACRNPERVHMIDTVPTAAIPIPV from the coding sequence ATGACCATCGCCCTCTCCGTCTCCGACGTGCATGTCACGCTCGGTGCCAACCATGTGCTCAAGGGCGTCTCGCTCGACGTGCGGCCCGGGGAGTTCGTGACGCTCCTGGGGGCGTCGGGCTCCGGCAAGTCGACGCTCCTGAACGTCATCGCCGGGCTCCTCGGCGTGGACGGCGGGCACGTCACCTTCGACGGCGTGAACGTCGAGAAGCGGCCGCCGCAGAAGCGCAACGTCGGCGTGGTGTTCCAGTCCTACGCACTGTTCCCGCACCTCACGATCGGCGAGAACGTCGCGTTCCCGTTGCTGGCCGCCCGGCGGCCGGCGAAGGAGCGCCGGGCGGTCGCCGAGGAGATGCTGGCCCTCGTCCAGCTCCCCGGGATGGCGGACCGCGACCCGGCGTCGCTGTCGGGCGGCCAGCGCCAGCGCGTCGCGCTGGCCCGCGCGCTCGCGGCCAACCCGGGGATCCTGCTGCTCGACGAGCCCATGGCCGCTCTGGACAAGCAGCTGCGCGAGCAGATGCAGGTCGAGATCACCCGCATTCAGCGCAAGGTGGGGATCACGACCGTGTCCGTGACCCACGACCAGACCGAGGCGCTCACGATGTCGGACCGCGTCGCGATCATGCACGAGGGGCGCCTGGTGCAGGTCGCGAGCCCCGAGGATCTGTACCGGCGCCCGGTGAACGCGTACGTCGCGAGCTTCCTCGGCGAGGCGAACCTGCTCCCGGTCTCGGACGGCGGCCTCATCGACGACACGGCGGGCGTGCACGTCGAGGGCACCGCGGTGCTCCGTCCCGAGGACATGAGCATCGTCCGCCCGGACGAGACGACGCCGGCATGGTCGATCGAGGGCGCCGTGCGCCTCGTCAGCTTCCAGGGCTCCCGCTACCGCCTCGAGGCAACGACCGATCACGGTCGGAAGGTCGTCGCGTCGCTGACGCCGTCCGCCGACGTCACCGGCCTCGCGGTCGGATCCCGGGTGCGCCTCGCGTGCCGCAACCCCGAGCGCGTGCACATGATCGACACGGTGCCCACGGCCGCCATCCCGATCCCGGTCTGA